AGTACTGCTTTGTTGAGATTATCGCCTTGCATTACTATTGCCCTTAGCCTTTCTAGTTCGGGATTATCTCCGCGAAGTGGTTCAAGCATATCAGCCAAAAATAGTATCTTGGAGCTATCATACATCTCGGTTGAACCAAGTGTATGGTCACGTACAGCATGACTGATTTGTGGATCAAGTATCTCATACTCCTCTTCAATCCAAGCAGCTCCAACTCGGGCATGTAGAATATTTGGATGAGCTTCGTCTTCTGGGTAGATCTCTATTTGATAAAACTCTGCTAGTTGCAAGAGCTCATTATTCTTCAATTCTTTGCAGGCATCATGCAGCCATGCAGCGATTTCTATTTTGTTTATTGTCTCTTCTGTTAATTGATATGCTTTTGCAAAACGAATAGCAGTTTCTGTTACTGACTGCGTGTGCTGAAATCTATGCTCTGAGAGCTTTTGCTTGAGATCTTTTTTGATTTGTGCTAAGTCAGGATTCACAGTAGTCCAGCGATTCCTATATAGATGTAGAAGAGCCCAAAGACTCCAAGTATTATTGCAGAAAATTTGGTAAAGCCATCACTATTGGATTTGAACCAATCTAGTTGTTTTACTAAGCCAGTGAATAAACTTGCAAAGAATATAATCGCTGTATAACCAATTGAATAACCGAACATCAAAATTAAACTTTTGATTGTAGAACCAAGTCCAGCCGCAACACTTACTACACTGACTAAGACAGGGCTAGAGCAAGGAGAGCTGACTAGTGCAAAAGTTAAACCCACAACAAAAGGACTAGCTTCAGGTACCTTAGTTATAAATTGTGGCAAAGCAAATTTGAAAATACCAGCAACACTAAACGCCATTAAAGTAATTAATAAACCAATTGTT
The Cyanobacteriota bacterium genome window above contains:
- the yqeK gene encoding bis(5'-nucleosyl)-tetraphosphatase (symmetrical) YqeK; the encoded protein is MNPDLAQIKKDLKQKLSEHRFQHTQSVTETAIRFAKAYQLTEETINKIEIAAWLHDACKELKNNELLQLAEFYQIEIYPEDEAHPNILHARVGAAWIEEEYEILDPQISHAVRDHTLGSTEMYDSSKILFLADMLEPLRGDNPELERLRAIVMQGDNLNKAVL
- a CDS encoding cytochrome c biogenesis protein CcdA, with protein sequence MNDVFANLESLQTQYTQILANNETAPFYFLLTLGFFGGLISSLLPCVLSLLPINLAYIGTLKIDCRKQAFINAAQFVLGVALVMSILGISASFAFAVFTEYKALINLTIGLLITLMAFSVAGIFKFALPQFITKVPEASPFVVGLTFALVSSPCSSPVLVSVVSVAAGLGSTIKSLILMFGYSIGYTAIIFFASLFTGLVKQLDWFKSNSDGFTKFSAIILGVFGLFYIYIGIAGLL